In a genomic window of Zingiber officinale cultivar Zhangliang chromosome 9B, Zo_v1.1, whole genome shotgun sequence:
- the LOC122024357 gene encoding putative germin-like protein 2-1, translating into MHNNTNIPLLSSVIQLIKDMAMKLLLVALLALAFAHAAVLASDPSPLQDFCVADDSSKVFVNGAVCKNMNDVTADDFYTSGLDKPGNTVNNVRSNVTAVNVNKIPGLNTLGISLARIDFAPNGLNPPHTHPRATEILVVLEGELYVGFVTSNIGQTNRLFTKNLKKGDVFVFPQGLIHFQLNTGKYNAVALAGLSSQNPGVITIAKAVFGSTPPISDDVLAKAFQVDKRLVDRLQAQQWTDNNN; encoded by the exons ATGCATAACAATACCAATATACCATTGCTCAGCTCAGTGATACAATTAATCAAAGACATGGCTATGAAACTGCTCCTCGTCGCACTCCTCGCCTTGGCTTTCGCTCATGCTGCTGTATTGGCTTCAGATCCTAGTCCCCTTCAGGACTTCTGCGTCGCAGATGATAGCTCCAAAG TGTTCGTCAACGGCGCCGTATGCAAGAACATGAACGACGTCACAGCCGACGACTTCTACACTTCTGGCCTCGACAAGCCCGGCAACACCGTCAACAATGTCCGCTCCAACGTCACCGCCGTCAACGTGAATAAGATCCCCGGGCTGAACACCCTCGGCATCTCCTTGGCTCGCATAGACTTCGCGCCTAATGGGCTCAACCCTCCTCACACCCACCCTCGCGCCACTGAGATCCTCGTCGTGCTAGAAGGAGAGCTCTACGTCGGCTTTGTGACGTCCAACATCGGCCAAACCAACCGCCTCTTCACTAAGAATTTGAAGAAGGGTGACGTCTTTGTGTTCCCCCAAGGCCTCATCCACTTCCAACTCAACACGGGCAAATACAATGCCGTTGCGCTCGCCGGTCTCAGCAGTCAAAACCCGGGCGTCATTACCATTGCCAAGGCTGTGTTCGGATCGACGCCGCCCATTTCCGATGATGTGCTCGCCAAGGCTTTTCAGGTGGACAAACGCCTCGTTGACCGGCTCCAAGCTCAACAATGGACGGACAACAACAATTAG